A single Cyclopterus lumpus isolate fCycLum1 chromosome 15, fCycLum1.pri, whole genome shotgun sequence DNA region contains:
- the cep170aa gene encoding centrosomal protein of 170 kDa isoform X7 produces MSVTSWFLVNSGGTRHRLPREMIFVGRDDCELMLQSRSVDKQHAVINYEAGTDEHKVKDLGSLNGTFVNDVRIQEQMYITLKLEDKLRFGYDTNLFTVVRGELTVPEEALKHEKFTSGLQLSKKPSSGETTTTTTTSKSPAKTPIKTLKSPGGSNPRPVESRATDGVTSSRESPAKPADTHKAEERTGGDVAAVPRGTPLYGQPSWWGDGDADDENSFKQEIKSSNKKHDSSISDKEARRGEKAKEDGLHASTSHDSSYFEMPTKEGHMASNGIHEIPTKDTEGTASQNSSAQGHASFTIEFDATSPGKVTIKDHVSKFTPDHHRSRSKKSGAGSGGAGGRDLSTLQAAMMASESKVADWLAQNDPTLVRSESTEDDSKSIKSDVAVHLKRLKGSKHEDGTQSDSENGLGLRFANRRHALEERLKAAHGLVGAGVGNITASGSRTSGSRTSFMIEFYDEENHRKRRSYSFSQTASLQGLGAGGEGLCPQPPSHPKVFSISTSATTASESGKIPAPIPATVTAGAPTAARVLLKQRSEDQSIGRSSVSTGLATGSPTSPSDTSVVGRGAGTAGGEAADDHSDKGTYTIELENQNAEEEEARRMIDKVFGVQQNQDSSRLSDLKREGKGKEIGETGKEALPGDSSWVSQWASLAANHTRTDPEGSGAETAAFLHKERVTDAFESGASLSRGESSSSLTDRKRRTLPQLPVDDPRAKSSIKALGLRSEIGEKQDTEPQEKENKGDGESPTPMRDVEMTSKRKQSSTSSPSKAPLRSSGTTERRKRSEERKGGGSVEGEKSGKPLVRQGSFTIEKPSANVPAELIPRINRGSSGRERSDSVGSMDTAMLLKDTEAVMAFLEAKLRDENKLDQKSSKTGVPSRSDSISPESDVDTASTASHVAGEAERKASAGGEHKRRSFSSMHREKSNMSTASKTSVTNASARDRLDRKTKTRTAETTSRTDARRSVQPSSRARQPSVDLTDDDQTSSFPISDILSSDQETYSGPIGRSAHGRGSDDFPHSKLDSRSAKTSTNGSSKTRSTLQAATTSSMSKQASLPQPRPTRASLLRRARLGDTSDTDLADADRVSVASEVSTTSSTSKPPSGRKGLSRLDMLAQPRRTRLGSISARSDSECIVTRSSTSSPRLSAETALRLGLRSSTPTENRLTPRMRANSVSKLNEAKTKTTTSGYCSPTVSSSSRWRRLPPEYGSTSEEEFGSNRNSPKHGGRSHMRPHHIAPHRSSRLGTGASPGSTGASPGSAVVTAPGGGVIKHRMKEQEEYIKDWTAHSEEIARISQDLAKDLAILAREIHDVAGEIDSVSSSGTAPSTTVSTAATTPGSAIDTREEVGPARPTQPDIQASMRKLVDRVFDESLNFRKIPPVISTNKAPEINGKPVELRPRAPDSLEPRALRRRTWNREDAVLDSLLLNSVSQLSTKIRYSIDKTAGKIRILFKDKDRNWDEIENKLRSESDIPLLKTSNKEISSILLELKRVEKQLQVINVMVDPDGTLDALASLGLTSPTTPTKPLTTKTTSLSSPMSAPLAKESLPAILPGLGGSAASARAQASSASTEETARDPGVSLGLTGVGGLPFNRIRPSGEEAVAQK; encoded by the exons ACCTTTGTAAATGATGTCCGCATTCAGGAGCAGATGTACATCACTCTGAAGTTAGAGGACAAGCTGAGGTTTGGATATG ATACCAACCTGTTCACGGTGGTGAGAGGAGAGCTCACTGTGCCTGAAGAGGCTCTAAaa CATGAAAAGTTCACCAGCGGACTCCAGCTCAGCAAGAAGCCGTCCAGCGGTGAAACCACTACCACGACAACCACAAGCAAGTCCCCTGCTAAGACCCCAATAAAGACGCTGAAGTCCCCCGGGGGCAGCAACCCAAGGCCAGTAGAGAGTAGAGCAACGGACGGGGTCACTTCCTCCAGAGAGTCACCAGCTAAACCTGCGGACACTCacaaggcagaggagaggacaggag GGGATGTTGCAGCGGTGCCTCGTGGGACCCCGCTGTACGGCCAGCCGTCTTGGTGGGGGGATGGGGATGCAGATGATGAGAACTCCTTCAAACAGGAAATCAAGTCATCCAACAAAAAACACGACAGCTCCATTTCAG ACAAAGAGGCTCGTCGAGGGGAGAAAGCTAAAGAGGACGGCCTTCATGCCTCCACCTCCCACGATTCAAGCTACTTTGAGATGCCGACTAAGGAGGGTCACATGGCCAGTAATGGCATACATGAGATTCCCACCAAGGACACAGAGGGCACCGCCTCTCAAAACTCTTCAG CTCAAGGACACGCGTCCTTCACCATTGAGTTTGACGCCACTTCTCCAGGAAAAGTCACCATCAAAGACCATGTGTCAAAGTTCACACCCGACCACCACAGATCGCGCTCCAAGAAGAGtggagcaggaagcggaggagCCGGAGGGAGGGACTTGAGCACACTGCAAGCTGCTATGATGGCATCGGAGAGCAAGGTCGCTGATTGGCTGGCCCAGAACGACCCCACACTGGTGCGCAGCGAGTCAACAGAAGACGACAGCAAGAGCATCAAGAGCGATGTGGCGGTCCATCTCAAAAGGCTAAAAG GCAGCAAACATGAGGATGGCACCCAGAGTGACTCAGAAAATGGGCTAGGCCTTCGTTTTGCCAACCGCCGCCACGCCCTCGAAGAACGCCTAAAAGCAGCACATGGCCTTGTGGGAGCCGGAGTGGGGAACATAACTGCTAGTGGGTCCAGAACAAGTGGCAGCCGCACTTCCTTCATGATCGAGTTCTACGACGAGGAAAACCATCGCAAGCGCCGGTCATATTCGTTTTCCCAGACTGCATCCCTGCAGGGGCTAGGAGCTGGAGGGGAGGGGCTATGTCCTCAGCCTCCCTCTCACCCCAAGGTGTTCAGCATTTCCACCTCTGCTACTACAGCTTCGGAATCAG GTAAGATCCCAGCTCCGATACCGGCGACAGTGACTGCAGGTGCCCCTACGGCTGCCCGTGTCCTTCTcaagcagaggtcagaggaccaGAGTATCGGTCGCAGCTCAGTCAGTACTGGGCTGGCGACAGGCAGCCCCACCAGCCCCAGCGACACCTCGGTCGTGGGGAGAGGAGCGGGAACTGCTGGAGGGGAGGCAGCAGATGACCACAGCGATAAGGGGACCTACACTATCGAACTGGAGAACCAGAacgcagaggaggaggaggccaggcGCATGATAGACAAG GTGTTCGGTgtgcagcagaaccaggactCCTCTCGTCTGTCAGACctgaaaagagaaggaaaaggaaaagagatcGGGGAGACGGGGAAAGAG GCTCTTCCTGGCGATTCGAGTTGGGTCTCTCAGTGGGCCAGTCTAGCTGCCAATCACACCAGGACCGACCCTGAGGGCTCAGGAGCAGAAACAGCCGCCTTCCTCCACAAAGAGAGAG taactGATGCCTTTGAGTCGGGTGCGTCCCTCAGCAGAGGCGAATCCTCTTCCAGTCTAACCGACCGTAAGCGCAGGACCCTCCCCCAGCTCCCTGTGGATGACCCCCGGGCTAAGTCCAGCATCAAAGCTCTTGGACTGAGGTCAGAGATCGGAGAGAAACAGGACACAGAACCCCAGGAAAAAGAGAACAAGGGAGACGGGGAGTCCCCAACTCCCATGAGGGACGTTGAGATGACGAGTAAACGGAAACAAAGCTCTACGTCCTCTCCATCCAAGGCTCCTCTCCGGTCCTCTGGCACCACTGAGCGGAggaagaggtcagaggagaggaaaggaggcggATCAGTAGAAGGAGAGAAGTCGGGGAAGCCTCTAGTACGCCAGGGCAGCTTCACAATTGAGAAGCCCAGCGCTAATGTCCCTGCAGAGCTCATCCCACGCATCAACAGAGGCAGCAGTGGGCGCGAACGCAGTGACTCTGTGGGCAGCATGGATACTGCTATGCTCCTGAAGGACACTGAAGCTGTCATGGCATTCCTGGAGGCCAAACtaagagatgaaaacaaactaGACCAGAAAAGTAGTAAAACTGGTGTCCCCTCTCGATCTGACTCCATCTCTCCTGAGTCAGACGTTGACACGGCAAGCACAGCAAGTCATGTGGctggggaggcagagaggaaagCATCAGCTGGTGGAGAACATAAACGACGTTCCTTCAGCAGCATGCATCGGGAGAAGAGCAACATGAGCACAGCTTCCAAAACCAGCGTCACGAACGCAAGTGCCCGTGACCGCTTGGATAGGAAGACTAAAACAAGAACTGCAGAGACGACAAGCCGAACTGATGCACGGCGCTCAGTTCAGCCGTCCTCCAGAGCGCGGCAGCCTTCTGTTGATCTCACTGATGATGACCAGACTTCTTCCTTCCCTATCTCTGACATCCTCTCCTCAGACCAGGAGACCTACTCTGGACCTATAGGGCGCTCAGCACACGGGCGTGGCTCAGATGACTTTCCGCATTCCAAACTCGATAGCAGGTCTGCTAAAACTTCTACCAATGGATCATCCAAAACCAGGAGCACTCTTCAGGCAGCCACAACCTCCTCCATGAGCAAACAGGCTTCACTGCCTCAGCCACGGCCCACAAGAGCCTCCCTTCTCCGCCGCGCCCGGCTGGGCGATACTTCTGACACGGATCTAGCTGATGCAGACCGGGTGTCTGTGGCTTCTGAGGTGTCAACCACCAGCTCCACCTCTAAGCCGCCATCCGGTCGAAAGGGATTGTCACGACTGGACATGCTGGCTCAGCCGCGTAGGACTCGCCTGGGCTCCATCTCAGCCCGCAGTGACTCAGAGTGCATTGTGACACGGAGCTCCACCTCTTCACCCCGTCTGTCAGCTGAGACTGCTCTGCGTCTGGGCCTGCGCTCGTCAACACCAACAGAGAACAGGCTGACACCCAGAATGAGGGCCAACAGCGTGTCAAAACTGAATGAGGCCAAGACTAAGACCACGACATCTGGATACTGCTCCCCCACAG TTTCCAGTAGCAGCAGGTGGAGACGTCTGCCGCCGGAGTACGGCTCCACCTCAGAGGAAGAGTTTGGCTCCAACCGGAATTCTCCGAAGCACGGAGGGCGCTCCCACATGCGTCCTCATCACATCGCCCCACACCGCAGCTCAAGACTCGGCACCGGCGCGAGCCCAGGCTCCACCGGCGCGAGCCCAGGCTCCGCCGTGGTGACGGCTCCGGGTGGAGGGGTGATCAAACACCGCATGAAAGAGCAAGAGGAGTACATCAAGGACTGGACAGCACACAGCGAGGAGATAGCCAG GATCAGCCAGGACCTGGCTAAGGACTTGGCCATCTTGGCCCGTGAGATCCACGATGTGGCTGGCGAGATCGACTCAGTGAGCTCATCTGGCACGGCACCCAGCACCACCGTCAGCACCGCCGCCACCACCCCGGGATCGGCCATCGACACCCGGGAAGAGGTAGGCCCTGCACGTCCCACGCAGCCGGACATACAGGCGAGCATGAGAAAG TTGGTGGATCGGGTGTTTGATGAGAGCCTCAACTTCAGGAAGATCCCGCCTGTAATTTCAACCAATAAGGCGCCAGAGATCAACGGCAAGCCAGTGGAGCTCCGCCCCCGTGCCCCGGATAGTCTGGAGCCCCGAGCTCTGAGGAGACGCACCTGGAACCGAGAGGAT GCCGTGTTGGACAGCCTGCTGCTCAATTCAGTTTCTCAGCTGTCCACCAAGATCAGATACTCTATCGACAAAACAGCAGGAAAAATCAG GATATTGTTCAAAGATAAGGACAGGAACTGGGATGAAATTGAGAATAAACTGCGATCGGAGAGTGACATACCACTCCTGAAAACCTCTAACAAG GAGATCTCCTCCATTCTGCTCGAACTGAAGAGAGTTGAGAAGCAACTTCAAG TGATCAATGTAATGGTCGACCCAGATGGCACTCTGGACGCCCTGGCCAGCCTCGGCCTGACCAGCCCCACCACCCCTACAAAGCCCCTCACCACCAAAACAACCTCCCTTTCCAGCCCTATGTCTGCTCCTTTAGCCAAAGAATCCCTGCCGGCGATCCTTCCTGGACTTGGAGGATCAGCAGCCTCCGCCAGGGCTCAAGCTTCCTCTGCCAGCACAGAGGAGACTGCACGAGACCCCGGCGTGAGTTTGGGGTTAACAGGAGTCGGAGGACTGCCCTTCAACCGCATACGGCCGAGCGGAGAGGAGGCCGTCGCACAGAAGTGA
- the cep170aa gene encoding centrosomal protein of 170 kDa isoform X9 translates to MSVTSWFLVNSGGTRHRLPREMIFVGRDDCELMLQSRSVDKQHAVINYEAGTDEHKVKDLGSLNGTFVNDVRIQEQMYITLKLEDKLRFGYDTNLFTVVRGELTVPEEALKHEKFTSGLQLSKKPSSGETTTTTTTSKSPAKTPIKTLKSPGGSNPRPVESRATDGVTSSRESPAKPADTHKAEERTGGDVAAVPRGTPLYGQPSWWGDGDADDENSFKQEIKSSNKKHDSSISDKEARRGEKAKEDGLHASTSHDSSYFEMPTKEGHMASNGIHEIPTKDTEGTASQNSSAQGHASFTIEFDATSPGKVTIKDHVSKFTPDHHRSRSKKSGAGSGGAGGRDLSTLQAAMMASESKVADWLAQNDPTLVRSESTEDDSKSIKSDVAVHLKRLKGSKHEDGTQSDSENGLGLRFANRRHALEERLKAAHGLVGAGVGNITASGSRTSGSRTSFMIEFYDEENHRKRRSYSFSQTASLQGLGAGGEGLCPQPPSHPKVFSISTSATTASESGKIPAPIPATVTAGAPTAARVLLKQRSEDQSIGRSSVSTGLATGSPTSPSDTSVVGRGAGTAGGEAADDHSDKGTYTIELENQNAEEEEARRMIDKVFGVQQNQDSSRLSDLKREGKGKEIGETGKEALPGDSSWVSQWASLAANHTRTDPEGSGAETAAFLHKERVTDAFESGASLSRGESSSSLTDRKRRTLPQLPVDDPRAKSSIKALGLRSEIGEKQDTEPQEKENKGDGESPTPMRDVEMTSKRKQSSTSSPSKAPLRSSGTTERRKRSEERKGGGSVEGEKSGKPLVRQGSFTIEKPSANVPAELIPRINRGSSGRERSDSVGSMDTAMLLKDTEAVMAFLEAKLRDENKLDQKSSKTGVPSRSDSISPESDVDTASTASHVAGEAERKASAGGEHKRRSFSSMHREKSNMSTASKTSVTNASARDRLDRKTKTRTAETTSRTDARRSVQPSSRARQPSVDLTDDDQTSSFPISDILSSDQETYSGPIGRSAHGRGSDDFPHSKLDSRSAKTSTNGSSKTRSTLQAATTSSMSKQASLPQPRPTRASLLRRARLGDTSDTDLADADRVSVASEVSTTSSTSKPPSGRKGLSRLDMLAQPRRTRLGSISARSDSECIVTRSSTSSPRLSAETALRLGLRSSTPTENRLTPRMRANSVSKLNEAKTKTTTSGYCSPTVSSSSRWRRLPPEYGSTSEEEFGSNRNSPKHGGRSHMRPHHIAPHRSSRLGTGASPGSTGASPGSAVVTAPGGGVIKHRMKEQEEYIKDWTAHSEEIARISQDLAKDLAILAREIHDVAGEIDSVSSSGTAPSTTVSTAATTPGSAIDTREELVDRVFDESLNFRKIPPVISTNKAPEINGKPVELRPRAPDSLEPRALRRRTWNREDAVLDSLLLNSVSQLSTKIRYSIDKTAGKIRILFKDKDRNWDEIENKLRSESDIPLLKTSNKEISSILLELKRVEKQLQVINVMVDPDGTLDALASLGLTSPTTPTKPLTTKTTSLSSPMSAPLAKESLPAILPGLGGSAASARAQASSASTEETARDPGVSLGLTGVGGLPFNRIRPSGEEAVAQK, encoded by the exons ACCTTTGTAAATGATGTCCGCATTCAGGAGCAGATGTACATCACTCTGAAGTTAGAGGACAAGCTGAGGTTTGGATATG ATACCAACCTGTTCACGGTGGTGAGAGGAGAGCTCACTGTGCCTGAAGAGGCTCTAAaa CATGAAAAGTTCACCAGCGGACTCCAGCTCAGCAAGAAGCCGTCCAGCGGTGAAACCACTACCACGACAACCACAAGCAAGTCCCCTGCTAAGACCCCAATAAAGACGCTGAAGTCCCCCGGGGGCAGCAACCCAAGGCCAGTAGAGAGTAGAGCAACGGACGGGGTCACTTCCTCCAGAGAGTCACCAGCTAAACCTGCGGACACTCacaaggcagaggagaggacaggag GGGATGTTGCAGCGGTGCCTCGTGGGACCCCGCTGTACGGCCAGCCGTCTTGGTGGGGGGATGGGGATGCAGATGATGAGAACTCCTTCAAACAGGAAATCAAGTCATCCAACAAAAAACACGACAGCTCCATTTCAG ACAAAGAGGCTCGTCGAGGGGAGAAAGCTAAAGAGGACGGCCTTCATGCCTCCACCTCCCACGATTCAAGCTACTTTGAGATGCCGACTAAGGAGGGTCACATGGCCAGTAATGGCATACATGAGATTCCCACCAAGGACACAGAGGGCACCGCCTCTCAAAACTCTTCAG CTCAAGGACACGCGTCCTTCACCATTGAGTTTGACGCCACTTCTCCAGGAAAAGTCACCATCAAAGACCATGTGTCAAAGTTCACACCCGACCACCACAGATCGCGCTCCAAGAAGAGtggagcaggaagcggaggagCCGGAGGGAGGGACTTGAGCACACTGCAAGCTGCTATGATGGCATCGGAGAGCAAGGTCGCTGATTGGCTGGCCCAGAACGACCCCACACTGGTGCGCAGCGAGTCAACAGAAGACGACAGCAAGAGCATCAAGAGCGATGTGGCGGTCCATCTCAAAAGGCTAAAAG GCAGCAAACATGAGGATGGCACCCAGAGTGACTCAGAAAATGGGCTAGGCCTTCGTTTTGCCAACCGCCGCCACGCCCTCGAAGAACGCCTAAAAGCAGCACATGGCCTTGTGGGAGCCGGAGTGGGGAACATAACTGCTAGTGGGTCCAGAACAAGTGGCAGCCGCACTTCCTTCATGATCGAGTTCTACGACGAGGAAAACCATCGCAAGCGCCGGTCATATTCGTTTTCCCAGACTGCATCCCTGCAGGGGCTAGGAGCTGGAGGGGAGGGGCTATGTCCTCAGCCTCCCTCTCACCCCAAGGTGTTCAGCATTTCCACCTCTGCTACTACAGCTTCGGAATCAG GTAAGATCCCAGCTCCGATACCGGCGACAGTGACTGCAGGTGCCCCTACGGCTGCCCGTGTCCTTCTcaagcagaggtcagaggaccaGAGTATCGGTCGCAGCTCAGTCAGTACTGGGCTGGCGACAGGCAGCCCCACCAGCCCCAGCGACACCTCGGTCGTGGGGAGAGGAGCGGGAACTGCTGGAGGGGAGGCAGCAGATGACCACAGCGATAAGGGGACCTACACTATCGAACTGGAGAACCAGAacgcagaggaggaggaggccaggcGCATGATAGACAAG GTGTTCGGTgtgcagcagaaccaggactCCTCTCGTCTGTCAGACctgaaaagagaaggaaaaggaaaagagatcGGGGAGACGGGGAAAGAG GCTCTTCCTGGCGATTCGAGTTGGGTCTCTCAGTGGGCCAGTCTAGCTGCCAATCACACCAGGACCGACCCTGAGGGCTCAGGAGCAGAAACAGCCGCCTTCCTCCACAAAGAGAGAG taactGATGCCTTTGAGTCGGGTGCGTCCCTCAGCAGAGGCGAATCCTCTTCCAGTCTAACCGACCGTAAGCGCAGGACCCTCCCCCAGCTCCCTGTGGATGACCCCCGGGCTAAGTCCAGCATCAAAGCTCTTGGACTGAGGTCAGAGATCGGAGAGAAACAGGACACAGAACCCCAGGAAAAAGAGAACAAGGGAGACGGGGAGTCCCCAACTCCCATGAGGGACGTTGAGATGACGAGTAAACGGAAACAAAGCTCTACGTCCTCTCCATCCAAGGCTCCTCTCCGGTCCTCTGGCACCACTGAGCGGAggaagaggtcagaggagaggaaaggaggcggATCAGTAGAAGGAGAGAAGTCGGGGAAGCCTCTAGTACGCCAGGGCAGCTTCACAATTGAGAAGCCCAGCGCTAATGTCCCTGCAGAGCTCATCCCACGCATCAACAGAGGCAGCAGTGGGCGCGAACGCAGTGACTCTGTGGGCAGCATGGATACTGCTATGCTCCTGAAGGACACTGAAGCTGTCATGGCATTCCTGGAGGCCAAACtaagagatgaaaacaaactaGACCAGAAAAGTAGTAAAACTGGTGTCCCCTCTCGATCTGACTCCATCTCTCCTGAGTCAGACGTTGACACGGCAAGCACAGCAAGTCATGTGGctggggaggcagagaggaaagCATCAGCTGGTGGAGAACATAAACGACGTTCCTTCAGCAGCATGCATCGGGAGAAGAGCAACATGAGCACAGCTTCCAAAACCAGCGTCACGAACGCAAGTGCCCGTGACCGCTTGGATAGGAAGACTAAAACAAGAACTGCAGAGACGACAAGCCGAACTGATGCACGGCGCTCAGTTCAGCCGTCCTCCAGAGCGCGGCAGCCTTCTGTTGATCTCACTGATGATGACCAGACTTCTTCCTTCCCTATCTCTGACATCCTCTCCTCAGACCAGGAGACCTACTCTGGACCTATAGGGCGCTCAGCACACGGGCGTGGCTCAGATGACTTTCCGCATTCCAAACTCGATAGCAGGTCTGCTAAAACTTCTACCAATGGATCATCCAAAACCAGGAGCACTCTTCAGGCAGCCACAACCTCCTCCATGAGCAAACAGGCTTCACTGCCTCAGCCACGGCCCACAAGAGCCTCCCTTCTCCGCCGCGCCCGGCTGGGCGATACTTCTGACACGGATCTAGCTGATGCAGACCGGGTGTCTGTGGCTTCTGAGGTGTCAACCACCAGCTCCACCTCTAAGCCGCCATCCGGTCGAAAGGGATTGTCACGACTGGACATGCTGGCTCAGCCGCGTAGGACTCGCCTGGGCTCCATCTCAGCCCGCAGTGACTCAGAGTGCATTGTGACACGGAGCTCCACCTCTTCACCCCGTCTGTCAGCTGAGACTGCTCTGCGTCTGGGCCTGCGCTCGTCAACACCAACAGAGAACAGGCTGACACCCAGAATGAGGGCCAACAGCGTGTCAAAACTGAATGAGGCCAAGACTAAGACCACGACATCTGGATACTGCTCCCCCACAG TTTCCAGTAGCAGCAGGTGGAGACGTCTGCCGCCGGAGTACGGCTCCACCTCAGAGGAAGAGTTTGGCTCCAACCGGAATTCTCCGAAGCACGGAGGGCGCTCCCACATGCGTCCTCATCACATCGCCCCACACCGCAGCTCAAGACTCGGCACCGGCGCGAGCCCAGGCTCCACCGGCGCGAGCCCAGGCTCCGCCGTGGTGACGGCTCCGGGTGGAGGGGTGATCAAACACCGCATGAAAGAGCAAGAGGAGTACATCAAGGACTGGACAGCACACAGCGAGGAGATAGCCAG GATCAGCCAGGACCTGGCTAAGGACTTGGCCATCTTGGCCCGTGAGATCCACGATGTGGCTGGCGAGATCGACTCAGTGAGCTCATCTGGCACGGCACCCAGCACCACCGTCAGCACCGCCGCCACCACCCCGGGATCGGCCATCGACACCCGGGAAGAG TTGGTGGATCGGGTGTTTGATGAGAGCCTCAACTTCAGGAAGATCCCGCCTGTAATTTCAACCAATAAGGCGCCAGAGATCAACGGCAAGCCAGTGGAGCTCCGCCCCCGTGCCCCGGATAGTCTGGAGCCCCGAGCTCTGAGGAGACGCACCTGGAACCGAGAGGAT GCCGTGTTGGACAGCCTGCTGCTCAATTCAGTTTCTCAGCTGTCCACCAAGATCAGATACTCTATCGACAAAACAGCAGGAAAAATCAG GATATTGTTCAAAGATAAGGACAGGAACTGGGATGAAATTGAGAATAAACTGCGATCGGAGAGTGACATACCACTCCTGAAAACCTCTAACAAG GAGATCTCCTCCATTCTGCTCGAACTGAAGAGAGTTGAGAAGCAACTTCAAG TGATCAATGTAATGGTCGACCCAGATGGCACTCTGGACGCCCTGGCCAGCCTCGGCCTGACCAGCCCCACCACCCCTACAAAGCCCCTCACCACCAAAACAACCTCCCTTTCCAGCCCTATGTCTGCTCCTTTAGCCAAAGAATCCCTGCCGGCGATCCTTCCTGGACTTGGAGGATCAGCAGCCTCCGCCAGGGCTCAAGCTTCCTCTGCCAGCACAGAGGAGACTGCACGAGACCCCGGCGTGAGTTTGGGGTTAACAGGAGTCGGAGGACTGCCCTTCAACCGCATACGGCCGAGCGGAGAGGAGGCCGTCGCACAGAAGTGA